Genomic window (Jeotgalibaca ciconiae):
TCTAAGGTCTTAATATTATTTTTGAATCTATAGACTAAAAATAGAGAACGTAAAGATAAGTCTATAGCGATTGACAACCACACACCGGCTATACCTAGATTAAATATTTTTGATAATACAATGACTCCAACCACTCGAATAACCCACATGCCAAATGCCGTGCTGTACAAAGGTGATTTGGTATCCCCCATACCTTGCAATGAACCAGTGGTAATCAAACTGATAGCTAAAACAGGCTGTGCGAATGAATCGATTCTAAGAGCTGTTACTATCTGATTAATTGCTTCTGTATCATCGGTAAATAGTGTGGCGAATAATGGTGAACCGAAAAATAAAATGACGCCTAAAAAGGACATAAATATCACTCCGTATTTAGCAGATGAATAAGCGTAATGGTTAGCTTTCGGTAAGTCCTTTGCCCCAATGCTATTTCCAACCAAAGTAGCTGCTGCTGTAGCTAACCCATATGCAGGCATATAAGTGAAGCTCTCAATATTTCCAGCTATCGAATGAGCAGCAAAAGTTTTTGCGCCAATACTTATAATTAAACCAAAATAAAGAACTTGACCTAAGCGCATAACTAGGCGTTCTAGAGTAGCTGGAATAGTAAGGTTAATTAATGACTGATAATTCGATTTTTTAAATATAGTTAAGAAATCTATAGGACTGCTAGATTTTTGAACCCTATTTAACAACAAAATTGTACCCATTAATCGTGAAATCGCAGTACCAATTGCTGTTCCAACCACACCTAATGCTGGAATAGGACCTAAACCGAAAATGAGAATATAGTCTAATATTATATTTCCTATATTTACGACAGCTGTTACCTTCATGGGTGTTTTTGTATCTCCAGTTGCTCTCAAGATGCTACCTAATACAGTCATGAGGGAGATAAAGACTGAACTTCCGCCGACAATATAAAAGAATTGTTTTGAATACGTTAAAACTTCAGCTGAAGCACCCATAGTCGCTAACAAAGGTTCTCCAAGAAAAAGAGAGCCAAGAGAGAAAACAAGGCCTACACCAGTCGCTAAAACAACCGATTGGTTGGTGACTTTTTGGGATTCTTTTTCTTTATTTGCTCCTAGATATTGAGCAATTAAAGCAGATGAACCCACCCCTAAGGCAATAAAAACAGCTAAATAGACATTTAGTATAGTGTTGGCAACTCCAACAGCGGTTACGGCCAGTAATCCAATTCTAGAAATCATCAGAGTGTCGATAAAACCAACGAGTGTCTGTAAAATGTTTTCAATCGTGGCTGGAATTGCTAAAGAAAGGACTTTATTTTCTTTTAATTTTTTCATGAATGATTAACCTTCCTAAATCATCTTACTGTATTGTTTAATAGCACGACGTAAACTCTCTAGTTCTTTTTCAGTTTGACCGCTCGCAATAGCGTCCCTAAAGGTATGGTCGGCATGAGCTTCCAATAAAATCTGACTAATCTTTTGTAATGCAGATCGTGAAGAGTTCAACTGAACAATCACCTCGTCATAAGGCCGCTCGTCAATAATCATGTTTTTTATCCCGCCAATTTGACCTTCAATACGATTCAGGCGTTTAATTATACTCACTTTGCTGTGATCTGGATGATGTGTCATAAAATGCCTCCTATAGTTCTAATAGGGTATGCCCCTATACCCTATTAGAATTATAGGATTGGGTAATAAAAAAGTCAACCGTTAGTCAGTAATGTCATTGATTAGTCAAATAAATCTATTGCAGTATTAAACCCTGCTTTCTATCGGGTTACACTTTTCATATAAATGGCGATTATTGCGAAATTATGCTCATCAGACATAGCCAAAGACATAATCGCTCAACGTTGTATTTTTCTTCTCCTTTTTATCATAAACGGTGGGTAAAGATACATAGATAATGAGATATCCTTTAAAACTAAAAAGAGACACTTTTCTTTTGAAAAAGTGCCTCTTTTAATCTGTGTCTTAAACGATTGTTTTTAATACATATATCATAGAAGAATTTTACCAAGTATTACTAGGGGAGCGTCAATAATTTTGTGTAAATGGTTCTTCCCTACTGTAGATTGTTTCTAATTCTCCATCGGTTGACTCAGCATTTGTTCGAGCTCGCCTTCGGCCTGTTGGAAACCTTTATGACTGCGACCTAGGAATTTTTGGTTGTAAGTATCAAAAGACGAGACTAAGAAACGTTCCATCGACTCTTCATTTTGGAACTGTTCCTTGCGGTGGCTGTATTTCTTGATTTGCTTATTAAAGGATTCAATCAAGTTCGTAGAGTAAATAGTCTTGCGTATGGCTAATGGGAAATCATAGAAAGTGAGCAGGTAATCGTTCGAAAGGATCGATTCCACCATTTTTGGATAGCTGGTTTTCCATTTTTCCGCAAAAGCACCACGTGCTTCCAATGCCGCCTTTTTAGATGACGCTTGATACACCATTTTAAAATCATCACAGACTTCCTTACGATCATCGACACGCACTTTGTGACTGATATTACGGGAAACGTGCACACAGCAATGTTGAAAACGGGCTTTGGGGTAGAACCGCTGCACGGCCCCTGCCATCCCCTTTAAGCCATCCGTGATGAAAAGGAGGACGTTTTTCACGCCACGTTCCTGGAGGTCTATTAAAATCTCTTCCCAAATCGTGATAGATTCAGTTGGTGCAATCGCATAGCTCAACACTTCCTTTGAACCGTCCGGGCGAATGCCTACTGCGATATGAATGGCTTCCTTGGCAACGGTTTTCCGCTTTAAAGGGATATAGGTTGCGTCCATATAAATAGCGGAATAACGGTCATGAAGCTCACGTTCCTTAAATGAAGTGACTTCTTCCGTAAATGATTTAGTCATATTGGACATGGTTTGGGGCGTGTAGTGATGCCCATACATTTTCTCAATCAAGTCTGCGATTTCCGACATGGTAATACCTTTTCGGAAGAGGTGAATGACGGTCTCCTCTAAGGTATCATTCGTCCGTCTATAAGCAGGAACAGTCTGTTGCTTGAACTCGCCGTTGCGGTCGCGCGGAATCTGGAGATGAAGTTCCCCGTACTCGGTCTTGACCGTACGGTCATAGGAGCCGTTACGAGAATTCCTCGTGTTAAAACCAATGCGATCATACTTTTCGTAATCGAGGAAAGCTGTTAACTCCGTTTTGAGAAGCGTATTGACTGCTTTCTCCAAATGGACACGGAATAATTCATTCAAATCGCCTTTGTTTGCTAGAGTCTTTAGAATTTCTGTAGTAAAATCGTTCATAGGGAAGTCCTCTCTTCTGTGAATGTGTTGTGGTAACTCTATTCTACAGAAGGGACTTCCTTTTTTCTATTTACACAAAATATTTTACACTCTCACGTTATGATTGAGAATAATTATATTAATGTAGATGTTTTAAACATTTATAAGCGAATTGAAAGCAATGAATATGATAGAGCCTTTATTAAAAAAAATTTAAGAAACTTTATGCTTCTAAACCCTTATTCAACAAAACCATGAAATCAATTCGATAAGAAGATTTTTATAATTAATTACGTTATAATAATGAGTAAGAAAATGTGTGAAGCCGTACAAAACTACTTGTTTGAAAGGTGGTACAAGCGGCTTGGAAGGAAGAGTTTTTTTGAAAATACTAGCTATTGAATCATCAAATCAAACAATGAGCGTTGCAACTATGGAAGATGGATTAGTTGTAGCTGAATATACTAGAAACGGTAATCTTCAACATAGTACCCAATTAATGCCTGCTATTGAGTATGTTTTAAAAAGCTCTGATTGGGAACCAAAAGATTTAGACAAAGTAGCAGTCTCAAAAGGACCAGGTTCTTACACAGGAGTTCGGATTGGTGCAACAATTGCGAAAACGTTAGCGTGGACTCTCAATAAACCACTCGTAGCTGTTTCGAGTCTGAAAGTTCTCGCAGCAAATAGCATGTTTTTTGAGGGATTGATTATCCCCTTAATGGATGCACGACGAGGTAATCTATATACAGCAGGTTACAAAGTAATAAATGGCATACTGGAAGAAGTGTTAGCAGAAACACATGTAGCAAGTACAGAATGGTTTGACCGGATTGATCAAGAAACACATTCAATTTTATTTATTGGTCAGGACATCCCAAAATACGAAGAACAAATAAGGGAACGTTTTGGTAATCGAGCACGGTTTGCTCATAAGAACGAATGGTTACCAAGAGCAGGAATATTAGCCAGTTTAGCAAAAGATGAGCTGGAAGAAGACGTTCATACTTTTATCCCAGAATATTTAAAGAAACCAGAAGCTGAAGAAAACTGGCAAAAAACTCATCAAGAACCACGAAAGGGTGAGTACGTTGAAAGAATTGATTAATCAATTCCAAAGTTTCGTTGAAACCATTCAAAATGAAATCGTACATCCACAAAAAAGCCTATATCTTTCTAGCCGGGTTGATTATCTGCCAGAGACGTTTATAGTAAATGATGGTACAAAAGTACATCTAGAAATTGGCGAGAGGCGTCATATTGCAGATGTTTTGTATATTGAAAAGCTTGGCTATAATGGTCAAACGCCTTGGGGATATACGGCATTGGAAAGTGATATTGTTCGAAATACAAAGTCACTCTATTTAGTTGTCTACCACAATTTAGAACCAATTGCTTTTATAGGCGTTCGTTTGGAAAATTCCGATATTCATGTGACAAATATTGCAGTTGTTCCTGAATGGCAACAACAAGGAATTGGACAGAAATTATTTGATTTATTAAGCGAAGTTGCAAAAGAGGAACAAGTATCCACATTGAGTTTAGAAGTTCGTATTTCAAATAAAAAAGCCCAGAATCTCTATAAAAAGCTTGGTTTTGTTGCTTTACGTATAAAAAAGAATTATTATCACGGAGATGGAGAAGATGCAGTTGATATGTCTTTGACTCTGGAAAAAAGTGACGAGAAGCATTTGGGGAAATAAGGATGGTATCAAAATGAACGATGGGGAAAAGATAGTCCTTTTGGATGGAAAAGATCCCAGAACAGCGGAAGTCTTATATAGAATAACCTTTGAAGCAAATCAAGGACAGACAACTTGGAAAGTATCCTCCTTTCAAATGGAACTTTCTGAGAAAAACAATTTATATTTGGGATATCAAATTGACGAACAGTTAGTAGGCTATATAGGCTGCCAAATCGTTCTAGACGAGATGTCGATTAACAATTTTGCTGTATTGCCGAATTATAAAAAAAGAGGAATCGGTACAGCTTTGTTAGAACAGCTCGTAGCGATTTGTGAACAAAAAAGTGTGTGTAACTTTTATCTGGAAGTGCGCGTTTCAAACCTTGCAGCTATTTCATTATATAAAAGAGCAGGTTTTAAACAAATTGCGCTTCGGAAAGATTACTATCAAAAACCAAAAGAGGATGCCTATATTCTTCAATTAGAAAAAAGTCAGTAGAGGTGAAGACCAAAAAATGAATGAAAAAGAAAAAACTGGATTGATATTAGCTATTGAA
Coding sequences:
- a CDS encoding MATE family efflux transporter encodes the protein MKKLKENKVLSLAIPATIENILQTLVGFIDTLMISRIGLLAVTAVGVANTILNVYLAVFIALGVGSSALIAQYLGANKEKESQKVTNQSVVLATGVGLVFSLGSLFLGEPLLATMGASAEVLTYSKQFFYIVGGSSVFISLMTVLGSILRATGDTKTPMKVTAVVNIGNIILDYILIFGLGPIPALGVVGTAIGTAISRLMGTILLLNRVQKSSSPIDFLTIFKKSNYQSLINLTIPATLERLVMRLGQVLYFGLIISIGAKTFAAHSIAGNIESFTYMPAYGLATAAATLVGNSIGAKDLPKANHYAYSSAKYGVIFMSFLGVILFFGSPLFATLFTDDTEAINQIVTALRIDSFAQPVLAISLITTGSLQGMGDTKSPLYSTAFGMWVIRVVGVIVLSKIFNLGIAGVWLSIAIDLSLRSLFLVYRFKNNIKTLDNKYQNL
- a CDS encoding metal-sensitive transcriptional regulator codes for the protein MTHHPDHSKVSIIKRLNRIEGQIGGIKNMIIDERPYDEVIVQLNSSRSALQKISQILLEAHADHTFRDAIASGQTEKELESLRRAIKQYSKMI
- a CDS encoding IS256 family transposase yields the protein MNDFTTEILKTLANKGDLNELFRVHLEKAVNTLLKTELTAFLDYEKYDRIGFNTRNSRNGSYDRTVKTEYGELHLQIPRDRNGEFKQQTVPAYRRTNDTLEETVIHLFRKGITMSEIADLIEKMYGHHYTPQTMSNMTKSFTEEVTSFKERELHDRYSAIYMDATYIPLKRKTVAKEAIHIAVGIRPDGSKEVLSYAIAPTESITIWEEILIDLQERGVKNVLLFITDGLKGMAGAVQRFYPKARFQHCCVHVSRNISHKVRVDDRKEVCDDFKMVYQASSKKAALEARGAFAEKWKTSYPKMVESILSNDYLLTFYDFPLAIRKTIYSTNLIESFNKQIKKYSHRKEQFQNEESMERFLVSSFDTYNQKFLGRSHKGFQQAEGELEQMLSQPMEN
- the tsaB gene encoding tRNA (adenosine(37)-N6)-threonylcarbamoyltransferase complex dimerization subunit type 1 TsaB, with the protein product MKILAIESSNQTMSVATMEDGLVVAEYTRNGNLQHSTQLMPAIEYVLKSSDWEPKDLDKVAVSKGPGSYTGVRIGATIAKTLAWTLNKPLVAVSSLKVLAANSMFFEGLIIPLMDARRGNLYTAGYKVINGILEEVLAETHVASTEWFDRIDQETHSILFIGQDIPKYEEQIRERFGNRARFAHKNEWLPRAGILASLAKDELEEDVHTFIPEYLKKPEAEENWQKTHQEPRKGEYVERID
- the rimI gene encoding ribosomal protein S18-alanine N-acetyltransferase, with product MKELINQFQSFVETIQNEIVHPQKSLYLSSRVDYLPETFIVNDGTKVHLEIGERRHIADVLYIEKLGYNGQTPWGYTALESDIVRNTKSLYLVVYHNLEPIAFIGVRLENSDIHVTNIAVVPEWQQQGIGQKLFDLLSEVAKEEQVSTLSLEVRISNKKAQNLYKKLGFVALRIKKNYYHGDGEDAVDMSLTLEKSDEKHLGK
- the rimI gene encoding ribosomal protein S18-alanine N-acetyltransferase, which encodes MNDGEKIVLLDGKDPRTAEVLYRITFEANQGQTTWKVSSFQMELSEKNNLYLGYQIDEQLVGYIGCQIVLDEMSINNFAVLPNYKKRGIGTALLEQLVAICEQKSVCNFYLEVRVSNLAAISLYKRAGFKQIALRKDYYQKPKEDAYILQLEKSQ